Sequence from the Ailuropoda melanoleuca isolate Jingjing chromosome 10, ASM200744v2, whole genome shotgun sequence genome:
CTATGAGGCCATTACCtgaataccaaaaccagacaaagacattacaagaaaactacagaccaatatctcttatgaaaaGAGATACaagaatcctcaacaaaatattagtaaattaaaTCCAACGATGTATAAACAGAATTACACaccatgaacaagtgggatttattcaagGCATGCAAGACTGGtttgacatttgaaaatcaattaatgtggggtgcctgggtggcatagcggttaagcgtctgccttcggctcagggcgtgatcccgacattatgggatcgagccccacatccggctcctccgctatgagcctgcttcttcctctcccactccccctgcttgtgttccctctctcgctggctatctctatctctatcaaataaataaataaacatctttaaaaaaaatgaaaatcaattaatgtaatccatcatatcaatggctaaaaaagaaaaatcacatgatcattccaatagatacagaaaaagcatttgacaaaatccaacacccaatCATGGtcaaaactctcagtaaactaggaagaGAGGGTAACTTCCTCAACTTGacaaagaacatctacaaaaaacctataactaatatcatacttaatgctGAGAAACTAGAAgcctttccccctaagatcaggaacaaggcaagggatgtcccctctcatcactccttttcaacatcatattggaagttctagctagtgcagtaagacaaaaagaaataaaagatatagatattgggaagaaataaacacagttgacccttaaacaatgcAGGGGTAAGGGGTGATGACCCCTCACACAGTGGAAAATCggtatataacttttgactcccccaaaacttaactactaatagcctacactgttgattggaagccttaccaataacacaGATGATTcacatgtattttatacattctaTGTATtacacactgtattcttacaataaaggtagagaaaagaaaatattaaaatcataaggaagagaaaatacatttacaggggcgcctggatggcacagcggttaagcgtctgccttcagctcagggcatgatcccggcgttatgggatcgagccccacatcaggctcctcggctatgagcctgcttcttcctctcccactccccctgcttgtgttccctctctcgctggctatctctatatctatcaaataaataaataaacatctttaaaaaaatgaaaatcaattaatgtaatccatcatatcaatggctaaaaaagaaaaatcacatgatcattccaatagatacagaaaaagcatttgacaaaatccaacacccaatCATGGtcaaaactctcagtaaactaggaagaGAGGGTAACTTCCTCAACTTGacaaagaacatctacaaaaaacctataactaatatcatacttaatgctGAGAAACTAGAAgcctttccccctaagatcaggaacaaggcaagggatgtcccctctcatcactccttttcaacatcatattggaagttctagctagtgcagtaagacaaaaagaaataaaagatatagatattgggaagaaataaacacagttgacccttaaacaatgcAGGGGTAAGGGGTGATGACCCCTCACACAGTGGAAAATCggtatataacttttgactcccccaaaacttaactactaatagcctacactgttgattggaagccttaccaataacacaGATGATTcacatgtattttatacattctatgtattacatactgtattcttacaataaaggtagagaaaagaaaatataaaaatcataaggaagagaaaatacatttacaggggcgcctggatggcacagcggttaagcgtctgccttcagctcagggcatgatcccggcgttatgggatcgagccccacatcaggctcctcggctatgagcctgcttcttcctctcccactccccctgcttgtgttccctctctcgatggctgtccctatctctgtcgaataaataaataaaatctttaaaaaaaaaaaagagcaaaggcaacgacagtcttttcaacaaatatgctGAACGACTGGACATGCAAAAAAACGAACCTAGACATAGACCTTACACTCTTCACAAAAATGTACTCAAAATGTAATATAGAtctaatgtaaaaatgtaaaactataaaactcctagaggataacataggagaaaatatagaTAACCTTGGggatggcaatgactttttataTACAACACCAAAGCCATGATCCATGAATTAATAGGTTGACTTCATTACAATTAAAAATGTCCACTCTgaaaaagacaatgtcaagagaatgagaaaaccagccacagactggaagaaaatattggcaaaagatACATCTGACTGAGGACTGTTACCTAAATAAAAACAACtcataaaattcaacaataagaaaataaacaacccaattaaataaATGGGCCAAACACTTTAATGGGCATGtcactgaagaagatacacagaaGGCCTAGaggaatatgaaaagatgctccagaTCATAATAtgtcatcagggaagtgcaaattaaaacaacaatgaaataccactgcacacccattagaaggaataaaatctggaacactgactgCACCAAATACtaacaaggatgtggaacaacagaaAATCTCATTcaatgctgatgggaatgcaaaatggtatagcggCTCTGGAAGACAATTTGTtatcttacaaaactaaacatgctcttaccatacaatctagCAGTCaagctccttggtatttacccaaaggagttgaaaatttatttctcacaaaaacctgtatgcagctgttcatagcagctttattcataattgtccaaatttggaagcaaccaaggtaTCTTTCAGtaagtgaatagataaataaatggggTACatccaggaaatggaaaaatgcagagaaaaaaaaagatacaagctATCAAATCATGaagagacatgaaggaaacttcttttttttaaagattttatttatttatctgacagagatagggacagccatcgagagagggaacacaagcagggggagtgggagaggaagaagcaggttcacaacggaggagcctgatgtggggcttgatcccataacgccgggataacgccctgagccaaaggcagacgcttaaccactgtgccacccaggcgccccgacatgaaggaaacttaaatgtatatttctcAGAAGCCAGTCTGAATAGGATACATATGCaggattccaactatatgatgtTCTTGAGAGGGCAACACTAttgagacaataaaaagatcagtggttgcaggGAGAGGGGTGAATATAGAgcacacaggatttttagggttgtgaaaatattctgtatgatcctataatgatatatgtatattgttCTATATTTTTCCAAACCAAGAGAATATTACAGctccaagaatgaaccctaatgtaaacaatagactttgggtgattacAATGTgccaatgtaggttcatcaactaTAAAAAAATACACCACTCTGGTGAGGGTGTTGATAACGGAAAAGGCTATGCATATGTAGAGACAGGAGggatatgggaactctctgtacttttctctcaatttttctgtgaacccaGAACCACTCtaagaaaaagtcttttcaagtattatttttttaatttgtatttcaggctggggcgcctgggtgtctcagtcggttaaagcatccaactcttagtttcagctaggtcatgatctcagggtcatgagatcaagccctgtgccgGGCtctcactcagcacagagtctgcttgggattctctctccctttccttcagcgcctccctcctgcacacacacacactctctctctctctctcaaataaataaatcttcaaaaatttttacaaaatctaTATTTCATATGCTTGAAAAGAGCCTAAGGAGACAAGTGAATGAATATAAAGACACTTAAAATCAAGTGTCCACACAGGGGAGGACTGAGAGTGAAGAGAGGCAACCTGCTATTGTCTGAAATTGCTCCAGTAAGAACCAAAGAACTACATTAAGAACTGAAATGATAATCAAGAGATAAGTTCCTAGAAATGTGAGATATTAGAATaactgaggagagagaagagtctCCTTCCCTGAAGACCCTTAAGAGATAAGACCAGCTAGTCAGGGCCCCCCTAAGGCAGGCATAGGATGGTTCCCTAGTAAATATGAATCCATGCCAACCAGACATCTTATAGGAACCTCCTAAAAGCAATTCCCCAAGATCAATCttacctttttctcttcttcctcctccaacTCCTCTGCCTCCAATTCcaactcttcctcttctttctccgaGCAGGAATCTGGGCTGTTAGCCCCAGAAAGCCTTAGGTCTAGAGCAGGAATAGGAAGGACAGGCTAAAGAATTTACCAATAAATTAGATAATGAATTAATGGTGCCGATCCCAGAGAAGCAGTCTTCTAACTCTACCTTTCATGTCCCAGTTGCATTTTCTTGAAAAACATGGCCCTAGATGATCACACCTCCACCTTTTCCAAAGTCCCGTCCACTCTTCAAcatgcaccccccccaccctctgttttcctccattcctctcttcgcccatccatctacccatccatccaccctgaACACTTGGTCAATGGCATTCGTGGACAGCCTCCTATTAGAGAATCCAGAACTAGGTGGATGACACTGGATTTAAAATTAAGGTTCAGTTGCTGCCCTCATGAAGGACCTCCCTCTCTAGTCCTCATCCTCCTACTGATCCTACCTTTTCCTTCCCCATTACTGTCAGATCCAGTGTATCGGCTCCGGAAACCAAACAAGTTAACCCGTTCCTGAgggaaccaagaaacaaagattCATTCGCTACTCTCCCAGGGATGGTTTTTGCCCTCTGTCTTTAAGACTTTAGTTATGGACTTTATATTCATAGTCTGTACTATTTTCACTTGAAATTTCATGTTCTGTTTATCTAATTTCTGTGAAGATTATAACTATcataatacattataaaattatctctgtattatatatttatgttatattattatatgCTCTATTACTATAatcttttttccagtttatttataATTCAGTTTGTCATTCTCCACCACACCCCCAAAGACAGAATTTGAGGGTAAACACGGACCCTGCATAAAAGAAAGGTTAAGACACGTACAGCTGAGACCTAAAGTTAAATAGGGAGGTAGGATGTCCCCTACTACACACAGTCTCTCTGTGGGATGAGAGAAGATCCCATTTGTCCAAGGGTAggggaaagaataaatgatttaaGGAGTCAGGGGAATCTGGCTTGGGAAGAAAAGACTAATTCTAAGACTAAGACTGGATGATGGGATAGGGCAAGCCACTTTTCTATAGTAGAGAGTATATGGTTTGCTTTGTGTCCCAAGTCCCAAAGAGGAGCAGGTGTGTGGTCTGAACACTGTCCCACCTGAATACTGATCCGTTCTGCCTCTTGAGCCATCGTCAGGGCTGCTCCCAGCTTCTGGTTGCAGTCCTTGTTCCTGAACTTTTTCTGAAATAGAGGAAGATTAGAGTCAATGATAAATGTTAAAGAAGTGACTCCAGTATACTGCTACTCACCACACTATCTTAACTATGTTTATTTGCAGTTCCTGTTATTGATATGATACTCCTATTCTTAATCTTTTGAGCTGAGAGTCATAATCTCACTTTATCCTCCCATAACAAACCTGTTACCAATTCCTAGCAATACTGCCAACCAACACTTTGGTGTCCTCTCCACAGTAAATCCCACGGAAATTTGGAGAGACGAGATTAAAGGAGCTCAGGTGATTCCACTTTTAAGATTCTCACTAATTTCTTCAGATCCAGCTGCTTGATTTAATAGTACCTGATTTTTGAAGACCCCAGAACTGCTCGGCCTCTGCTCATTTCTAAGGCTGGTTGAACCCAAAGTGATTATAGGCAGGAAATATTTAGTTcattcagtggttctcaagcagGGGAGGTTTTGCCTCCCAGaagatatttggcaatgtctagggataatttttttggttgtcacaactgaggCCAGGGGCAGTCGCATCCCTTGGCTAGATGCCAGTAGAGCCCGGGGATGCTCTTAAACCTGCTAAAATACACAGGACAGcgctccacaacaaagaattaccagGCTCCAAATGGTACCCTGAGAAACCCTGAGTTAATATGTGCCCTCACGTCTGCCACACCTGCCTTGGCTAAACTGTAGGAAACTGCAGTCTTCAGGAAGAAGACCAATCGTGGTAGAAAGAAGAGTCCCCATGAATAACCTCACTCTTGCACACTTGGTTAGACATGGGACTTCCTCCCAACACAGCTTCTCCCGGAGAAAATCAGGTTAAATAAGGGGCAGATTTGGTTTTCGGGTTCCCTGTATCACAACTGAGCCCTCCCCAAAGATTGCTTACCCCTCCAGCTAGCTCCAGGGACAGCTCCTGGAAGTCCTTTAGCATGTTGACTGGGATCCAAGCACGAGAGACTGTTTCTCCAAAAAATGTCACATGGTATTtagactgaaattaaaaaacGGTTTTCTTACAGCCTCTTGTCCTTCTCCTTGCTTTGGCCCCCTAGCCAGAAAAGGTGGGGCGAGAACTGAGGATTCATAAAGGGCAGGAGGTGCTGGGCCTCATCTGATGCCATAAACCTGACCCAGCTACCACACCTCAGTCGGCTGGGCTTCCCTCCTCAGGAATCCTAACCAAAGCACATTTATCAGAACCACAAATGTCCTGGTAATGATGCAATATTTAATCAGGTACAAGTTTATTTCTATACGTGGGTAGTTATTTCTGTGTTTGTCACTCTAGTTGAGGGTCTGCTTCTGCTGATGTCTGTTGGTTGTGTCTGTTTCCAACTCTGTACACCTGTTAGGATGGATTTGTTCATTACTTTGGCCTGAGCACCTTCCTACCCTGACCCAGGAAAACTCACCGGCAGGGAATCAAGatgagaagcaaaaagaaaatattccccCAGGTCAGGATCGGATTCTACCATGCCTGGCCACCTGGAGAAGACAGACAGGTTTAGGGGACAGAAGAGGAAGGGTTTAGACGAACACAAcacaaactcaatacacatgtACAGAAAGGGGAAATATATTTCGTAAAAAAAAAGGATCCCAGAGATAGACCCCCCCTTGTGAATCTCCCTCAGTAGTCTACCAAATGACTAAAGTGACCTCTCAGTGTACAAAGAGGCTCAAAATCTTCCTGGTAAGAGTATCTTACCCTTTGAGGCCTTCTATCAACCCtgagaaaaaaatcttctgaTTAGGGACATCTCCAAAGAAGAAACTATCCTACCCTTCTTGATTCTCTCTACTTTCTATATCTGTCACatctcaatgtttaaaaaaatgccttaaaGCCACCTTCCTTTTTCTATCTACTCAGGGTAGAAGTGGTAGACCTTTTTTCCCAGGGAGATACCACTTCAACTGTGAAACCTCtagaaaatgcattattttgaaGTCTCCAGGCTTAGTACTTTATCTTTTCCCTCATCCCATGTTCTTTCTAAGGCAGGTACCATTTCCATGATAAatgctttccatttccttccctctctgcttgaATCTACCACTTCCAAGTTCATGGAAGGATGCTGTGACTATGCCATGGTGCCCTACCAGGGGTAACCATATTGCTTGGCCCAGATGATGGATCCTGGGATGTAGGAGGCATAGGCCACATCACTCTCACGCCCTGTCCAGGACTCCTCAGGGATGTCACAGCGATTATACCTCGAgtctggaaaaagagaaatggaatgaagggaaggaaagaacccCATCAGGGAAAAATCTGgatgagggcaggagagaggagaagaataGGCAGCAGGTGGGACCAAAAGGGCACCTGGGAGACAGGCATGGAGGAAGAACAAAGACCCGTGGAGGAAACGCAGTTACAGCTAGAGCAGGAGTGCTGCCTCGTTGTACTTTACAGAGATTCTAAACTTCCGTGTATATCCCACGTTATCCGACCCTGCTTCCATCTACATAACATCATGGCAGTCATTTCTCTGAGACTCtgttgtctcatctgtaaaaataattGGGCTGGGCTAGATCATTATAATCTCTTCTAAGAGGTTTCAAACATTCTAGAATTCTAAGCCACTGGCTCTCTCTCACCTGCTTTCCCCCATATATCCCATATCCCTTCTTATCCACAACCCAATACCAACAATCTAATCAGGACCAACAGGGTCAGACTAATGCTGAAGAAGGGGGAATTCACTCAGAATTTACATTTAGATCCCAGGCCCTTCCTACAACATAACCCTTCAGGGTGTCTTCTTCTAGCCCATCATGCCAGATTCATCTTCATATGACAGGATgatccctcctctctcccaaacACTACAAGGATCCCTGGAATTATAACTACATCTATGACATATTTAATCTAAGGGAtacatacagagaaagaaagggaagaaccattaaaaactaaaaaacaaaacaaaacaaaaaacatctccAGTCCTTTCTACCTGTATTCTGATCACAGGACCAATTATCTGGAAGCACTGAGGGGTCAATGTTCCCACAAAGCCGCCTCCACTTCTCACAGTCTGGGGAGGAACACTGGACCCAGACAAGACATTGACCTgcgagaagaaaaaaaaaagcaaaactgaaatgaaatgaaacaaaaaaatgcccTTCCTTCTTCAGTCCAACGAAAATCAATGTACCCCCTTCAAAATCACATAGCCTTAGGCAATGAGTCTAATCCTAGatttataaatgggaaaactaAGCTCAGAGAAGATAATTGACTTGCTGAAGATCAGCCTAAATTGGTGGCAGATCTAAACTTGGACCCCAGGTCTCATATCTCCATCTTTCTCCTATGCCGTACTATCAATCTCTCTTTcccctaggggaaaaaaaagagtggtttTTGTATTGATGGTTCTTGAAAAGTTTGGCATCCTTCCAGCTAGTGCCTCGTTCTCTGCTGGCCTGTCACTACTGGAAAGTTCTTTTGAAGGGCTAACCAGCATCTCTTTTGTGTACAACATCCAGAGTTCCTATCTGAATCCCAGCCGATTTACCTGTCACCAAATCACCAAGTTGCAGTCTTTGGGACCAACAGCCCTGAGCTTAACCCCTTCCAAAAGACAGAGATAAGCCTACCAACTCAACCAATTATTTACTTCAGGGCTTGCTCAAAGGCCAAGCATTCCTTGTATCCATTACCTTCCAAACCCTTATTCCCACCTTTCTTTATTCCAGCATCTGCTAACTTGACCCAATGCCTCTCACAggctctcctctctccatcccaaATTCTTCCACTATGTTCTTTGGAATTCTAGACAAGAGCAACAAAAAGTCCACATATTTTCAACTTCTTCTCTGAACATCCATCTCCTTTTCGAAACCTGGTGATGCACAAATGACACTGCCTCTACCCGACCCCACCCACAGCCCTCTAAGTGGagtctgttccctctctcacacccCAGGCCAGAAAGTGGGGTCAGCAACATCCTTACTCATCGCCACTTCCAGACCATTACTatcctccttcctataaaaaccctTCCTTCCTTGATATCCANtttaaaaaaatgaaaatcaattaatgtaatccatcatatcaatggctaaaaaagaaaaatcacatgatcattccaatagatacagaaaaagcatttgacaaaatccaacacccaatCATGGtcaaaactctcagtaaactaggaagaGAGGGTAACTTCCTCAACTTGacaaagaacatctacaaaaaacctataactaatatcatacttaatgctGAGAAACTAGAAgcctttccccctaagatcaggaacaaggcaagggatgtcccctctcatcactccttttcaacatcatattggaagttctagctagtgcagtaagacaaaaagaaataaaagatatagatattgggaagaaataaacacagttgacccttaaacaatgcAGGGGTAAGGGGTGATGACCCCTCACACAGTGGAAAATCggtatataacttttgactcccccaaaacttaactactaatagcctacactgttgattggaagccttaccaataacacaGATGATTcacatgtattttatacattctatgtattacatactgtattcttacaataaaggtagagaaaagaaaatattaaaatcataaggaagagaaaatacatttacaggggcgcctggatggcacagcggttaagcgtctgccttcagctcagggcatgatcccggcgttatgggatcgagccccacatcaggctcctcggctatgagcctgcttcttcctctcccactccccctgcttgtgttccctctctcgatggctgtccctatctctgtcgaataaataaataaaatctttaaaaaaaaaaaaaagagcaaaggcaacgacagtcttttcaacaaatatgctGAACGACTGGACATGCAAAAAAACGAACCTAGACATAGACCTTACACTCTTCACAAAAATGTACTCAAAATGTAATATAGAtctaatgtaaaaatgtaaaactataaaactcctagaggataacataggagaaaatatagaTAACCTTGGggatggcaatgactttttataTACAACACCAAAGCCATGATCCATGAATTAATAGGTTGACTTCATTACAATTAAAAATGTCCACTCTgaaaaagacaatgtcaagagaatgagaaaaccagccacagactggaagaaaatattggcaaaagatACATCTGACTGAGGACTGTTACCTAAATAAAAACAACtcataaaattcaacaataagaaaataaacaacccaattaaataaATGGGCCAAACACTTTAATGGGCATGtcactgaagaagatacacagaaGGCCGAGaggaatatgaaaagatgctccagaTCATAATAtgtcatcagggaagtgcaaattaaaacaacaatgaaataccactgcacacccattagaaggaataaaatctggaacactgactgCACCAAATACtaacaaggatgtggaacaacagaaAATCTCATTcaatgctgatgggaatgcaaaatggtatagcggCTCTGGAAGACAATTTGTtatcttacaaaactaaacatgctcttaccatacaatctagCAGTCaagctccttggtatttacccaaaggagttgaaaatttatttctcacaaaaacctgtatgcagctgttcatagcagctttattcataattgtccaaatttggaagcaaccaaggtaTCTTTCAGtaagtgaatagataaataaatggggTACatccaggaaatggaaaaatgcagagaaaaaaaaagatacaagctatcaaatcatgaaaagacatgaaggaaacttcttttttttaaagattttatttatttatccgacagagatagggacagccatcgagagagggaacacaagcagggggagtgggagaggaagaagcaggttcacagcggaggagcctgatgtggggcttgatcccataacgccgggataacgccctgagccaaaggcagacgcttaaccactgtgccacccaggcgccccgacatgaaggaaacttaaatgtatatttctcAGAAGCCAGTCTGAATAGGATACATATGCaggattccaactatatgatgtTCTTGAGAGGGCAACACTAttgagacaataaaaagatcagtggttgcaggGAGAGGGGTGAATATAGAgcacacaggatttttagggttgtgaaaatattctgtatgatcctataatgatatatgtatattgttCTATATTTTTCCAAACCAAGAGAATATTACAGctccaagaatgaaccctaatgtaaacaatagactttgggtgattacAATGTgccaatgtaggttcatcaactaTAAAAAAATACACCACTCTGGTGAGGGTGTTGATAACGGAAAAGGCTATGCATATGTAGAGACAGGAGggatatgggaactctctgtacttttctctcaatttttctgtgaacccaGAACCACTCtaagaaaaagtcttttcaagtattatttttttaatttgtatttcaggctggggcgcctgggtgtctcagtcggttaaagcatccaactcttagtttcagctaggtcatgatctcagggtcatgagatcaagccc
This genomic interval carries:
- the LOC117795075 gene encoding zinc finger CW-type PWWP domain protein 1-like: MLKDFQELSLELAGGKKFRNKDCNQKLGAALTMAQEAERISIQERVNLFGFRSRYTGSDSNGEGKDLRLSGANSPDSCSEKEEEELELEAEELEEEEEKKNSKEHSGRIWDGERRACERHWVKLADAGIKKGGNKGLEGQCLVWVQCSSPDCEKWRRLCGNIDPSVLPDNWSCDQNTDSRYNRCDIPEESWTGRESDVAYASYIPGSIIWAKQYGYPWWPGMVESDPDLGEYFLFASHLDSLPSKYHVTFFGETVSRAWIPVNMLKDFQELSLELAGGKKFRNKDCNQKLGAALTMAQEAERISIQERVNLFGFRSRYTGSDSNGEGKDLRLSGANSPDSCSEKEEEELELEAEELEEEEEKKEAGSMPPDDEASSDLDLEQLLEDAGEELEQLEEPRCGDAAGEFTLAFFEE